From Anoplopoma fimbria isolate UVic2021 breed Golden Eagle Sablefish chromosome 11, Afim_UVic_2022, whole genome shotgun sequence, one genomic window encodes:
- the apnl gene encoding actinoporin-like protein, protein MTESAEAIAADVKSKRSVTIEIGNVTNNYCLINPKVYLENGETYNPPQPTVRPLKTEVCTFSKSGGKATGSIGVLTYDLFERSQNDYIETIAIMFSVPWDYNLYKNWFAVGLYKKGRNCDKALYKEMYYEKKQHEHGFVREEAVGSGINYVGNYLDIKATMSPMGNAVMKVEVWDKLFTPLGQQAY, encoded by the exons ATGACAGAGTCAGCTGAAGCTATAGCGGCCGATGTGAAGAGCAAGAGAAGTGTTACCATTGAAATCGGGAATGTCACCAACAACTATTGCCTCATCAACCCAAA gGTGTACCTTGAGAATGGGGAGACGTACAACCCACCCCAACCCACAGTGCGCCCTCTAAAGACGGAGGTCTGCACTTTCTCCAAGTCCGGTGGCAAAGCGACAGGCAGCATTGGTGTGCTGACCTACGACCTTTTCGAGAGGTCCCAGAACGACTACATTGAGACTATAGCCATCATGTTCTCGGTCCCATGGGACTACAACCTGTACAAGAACTGGTTTGCAGTGGGGCTCTATAAGAAGGGCCGCAACTGTGATAAGGCTTTGTACAAAGAAATGTACTACGAGAAGAAACAGCATGAGCACGGGTTTGTCAGGGAGGAGGCTGTTGGATCAGGAATCAATTATGTGGGCAACTATTTAGATATCAAGGCCACAATGAGTCCCATGGGCAATGCCGTCATGAAGGTGGAGGTGTGGGATAAGCTTTTCACACCCCTGGGCCAGCAGGCGTACTAG
- the LOC129098916 gene encoding bryoporin-like has translation MPETAEAVSATLDTNRNCTVEITNVSSHFCLINPKVYMTSGFSHHPPQPTVRTAMTEVCSFNKDDHTATGSVGLLTYDLFHMQSRVCSKRIAIMFSVPFDHNLYKNRLAVGVVQQSQACDKHLYNQLYDGKDETTFCRSETHGCGLVFQDNEVDLRATMSSIGKAIVKVELYDKMGR, from the exons ATGCCAGAAACAGCAGAAGCTGTGTCAGCCACCCTCGACACCAACAGAAACTGCACCGTAGAAATAACCAATGTCAGCAGTCACTTCTGCCTCATCAACCCCAA GGTATACATGACAAGTGGTTTCTCTCACCACCCGCCCCAGCCAACGGTTCGTACCGCCATGACTGAAGTGTGCTCCTTCAACAAGGACGACCACACCGCCACGGGCTCTGTCGGCCTGCTGACCTACGACCTGTTCCATATGCAGAGCCGGGTTTGCTCCAAGCGCATTGCCATCATGTTCTCTGTGCCCTTTGACCACAACTTGTACAAGAATCGGCTGGCCGTGGGCGTGGTCCAGCAGTCCCAAGCCTGCGACAAACATCTGTACAACCAGCTGTACGATGGGAAGGACGAGACCACCTTCTGCCGCTCCGAGACGCACGGCTGTGGGCTGGTATTCCAAGATAATGAGGTTGATTTAAGGGCTACAATGTCTTCCATTGGCAAAGCCATTGTTAAAGTGGAGCTCTATGATAAAATGGGTCGCTAG